The sequence CGGTGGTCCGGGCGGTACACGCGCCTCTTCACGGAGATTGGCCGCGTGGCCTCCGAGGGCGCGAAGGCGGTGGAGGCTGGAGATTTGGAGGCACTGGGTGACGCGATGAACGTCAACCAGGGCCTCCTGGCGGCGCTGGGGCTGTCGTCCCCGCCGCTGGAGGAGATGGTGTACCGGCTGCGGGAGCTGGGGGCGCTGGGCGCCAAGCTCACCGGGGCCGGCGGAGATGGTGGGGCCGTCATCGGCCTGTTCCTCGAACCCGGGCCGGCGGTGAAGCAGCTGACGCGGCTCGGCGTGCGCTGCTTCAGCAGCCAGCTCGCGGGTCCGCGAGCGGTGTGAGTCCTGTCATGAAAGCGACTGCCCTGGCGCATCCGAACATCGCCCTGGTGAAGTACTGGGGGAAGCGGGACGAGGCGCTCATCCTGCCGCACCAGTCCAGCCTGTCCCTCACGCTGTCCCCGCTGTCGGTGACGACGACGGTGGAGTTCGGCGTGGGCCACGACGCCGTGGAGCTCAACGGCCACACGGCCCGGGGCAGCGAGCGCGAGCGCGTGCTGCGCCTGCTGGAGCAGGTGCGCGCGGCGGCGAAGAAGGATCTGGGCCCGGCGAAGGTGGTGTCGCGCGGCGACTTCCCGATGGCGGCGGGGCTGGCGAGCAGCGCGGCGGGCTTCGCGGCGCTGGCGGTGGCGGGGCGCGCGGCGGCGGGGCTGCCGGCGGACCCGAGGGCTGCGAGCATCCTGGCGCGGATGGGAAGCGGCTCGGCGTGCCGCAGTGTGCAGGGCGGCTTCTGCGAGTGGCAGCGCGGCGAGCGCGCGGACGGCGAGGACAGCTTCGCGGTGCAGCGCTTCGACGCGGCCTGGTGGCCGGACCTGCGCATGGTGGTGGCGATTCTCGACCGCGGCGAGAAGGAGGTGAAGTCGCGGGACGGGATGAAGCATACCGTGGACACCAGCCCGTACTACCCGGCGTGGGTGCAGGACGCGGAGAAGGAGATTCCGCAGGCGCGCGAGCACATCGCCCGCCGTGACTTGCAGGCCCTGGGAGACTTGTGCGAGCGCAACGCGTGGCGGATGCACGCGACGAGCCTCGCGGCCAACCCGCCGCTCTGCTACCTGAACTCGGGGACGCTGGCGCTCATCCAGCACCTGCGCGAGCAGCGGAAGAAGGGCATCCCGGTCTGGTTTACCCTGGACGCGGGGCCCAACCCGGTGCTGCTGACGGACGCGGCGCACGAGGTGGCGGCCGAGGCGCTGGCCCGTGCGTGCGGCGCGCTGGAGGTGGTGCGGTGCGTGCCGGGTGGTGACGCGGAGCTGAAGCCGGAGCACCTGTTCTGATGGAGCGCGCCCTCTCCGCGCCGGGGAAGCTGTTCGTTTCGGGGGAGTACGCCGTGCTGTGGGGCGGCGTGTCGCGCGTGGCCGCGGTGGCGCCTCGCACGGCGGCCTACGTGCGGCGGCGCAATGACTCGCGTGTGCACGTGTGCCTGGAGGAAGGGACGCTGGCCGGGAGCACCACGCCGCTGGGCGTGCGCTGGGACCGTGAGGTGTCCGCGGGCTTCTCCTTCGTGGCGCGAGCGCTGGACGAGGCGCTGCGTGCGCACGGCCGGGCGAGCCCGGGTTTCGACATCGCGGTGGCGCCGTCGGCGGTGGGCCCGAATGGACAGAAGCTGGGCATGGGCGGCAGCGCGTGCGCGACGGTGCTGGCGGCGGAGGGCGCGCGCTACGTGCTGGAGGAGCGCTACGACGCGCTGAAGCTCGCGCTGATGGCGCACGCGCTGGGGCAGGGCGGGAAGGGCAGCGGCGGCGACGTGGCGGCGAGCTTCGCGGGAGGCCTGCTGCGCTACCGGCGCTATGACGTGGCACCGCTGATTGAGTCGAGCAACGCGGGCCGGCTGAAGGCGGCGCTGGCGGAGTCACCCTCCGTGGACGTGTGGCGGCTCGCGGTGCCGCGCGTGGCCATGGCGTATGCCTTCACGGGCGAGAGCGCGTCCACGCGCGTGCTGATTGCGCAGGTGGAGGCGCGGCTGGAGGAGGCGGGCCGGCGCTCGTTCGTGGAGCGCTCGGATGCGCTGGGGCACGTGATTGAGGACGGCCTCGGCGGCGGGGACTTCCGCGCCTTCTCCGAGGCGGTGAAGGCGCAGCACGCGCTGCTGTTGGAGCTGGGCCCGTTGGAGACGGAAGGCATGCGCCGGGTGCTGGCGATGGCGGCGGCCTATGGCTGCACGGGGAAGCTGTCCGGCGCGGGCGGTGGAGACGGGTGCATCCTCTTCGCCCCGGATGTGCAGGCGCGCGCGGAGCTGTGCAAGGGATTGGAGGCGCGCGGCTTCCATACCCTGACGTTGGATGCGGAGCCCGGCGTGCGTGGCGAGGCGCAGGTGGACACCCGGCTGCGCAACTGGGTGGACGCGCTCGGTTGAATGACGCACGGGCGGAGCGCTCCTGCTGCTCCGCCCGTGTCCTCCAACGCATCAGGGGCCGCAGGCTCCCAGCGCGACGGAGGTGCAACCCGCGTCCCCGCACCGCGTCCAGCGTGTGCACCGCTGGGCCTCGTAGTCGCCGAAGGCACGCACCGACGTGGTGTGCCGTCCTTCGCTCTCCGTCTCCACACACATCTCGTAGTCGGTGATGGGGGTGTTGGGGATTTCGTAGACCTGCTCACCCGCGCCCAGCATGCCGCTGTTGGTCGCGCAGCTCAGGGCATTCGCCGCGGAGGTCGCGCGCACCGCCACCACGCGAAGGGCGCAGAGGTTCATGTCCTGGATGCCCACGTTGAAGATGCTCCCCGAGTCGTCGCAGGTCAGGGCCGCGACCGATTGGCAGCTCCCACCAATGCAGACGCCGCCCGTGTTGCACACCTGGCTCCCCGAGGAGTTGCAGCAGGCCTCTCCCACGTCGCCACAGTTGCGGCAGCGCTCGCCCGCCGACTCCATCACGCACATCAGGGTGCCGTTGCAACTGGTGGTGGCGCCGCTCACGCAGCAGGCCGCCCCCTCGGCGCCACATGGCACGCAGGTGCCGCTGTTGCAGACCATGCCAGAGTCACACGGCGGGTTTGTCGTCCTGCATGGGATTCCGCCACCTCCACCTCCCTGGCAGCCGTCGCAGCCCGCCAGGATGACCATGCACAACATGAGAAGGGCCCGCAGGGATGGGTTCTTGAGCACGATGAACGTCCTTGTTCGAAGATTGAAAGAGGGACCGGCCGGAGCGCGGCTCACGGGCTCAGCACCAGGTGCACGCGCTGCCCCTGGCCATCCACCGCACGGACCAGGACGGTGAAGTCGTCGGAGAGCGAGAGGGCCTCCTGGATGCGGTATCCGGCCTTGGCCAGCTCCGCCGGCATCAGCTTGTCGAGCAACACGGAGCTCTTCCCATCCGGCGTCGTGAGGAAGGCCGTCTGTGCCTTCCCATCCGCCGAGCTCGCGGTGCCGAGGACCCAGCCGCCGTCATTGATGGCCGTGGCCCTGGCGGACGCATAGCCTTCCGGAAGCGGCAGCCACTGGAACCCCTTCTCGTCGGACCAGCGGAAGGGCTTGAGCACCTTGTTGGCGTCGCGGGCCACGCCCACGAGCGCGCCCACGTCGTTGAGGGCGGTGGCCTCGGACTCCACGTCCACCAGCCACTTCACGTCCTTTCCGTAGACGCGCACCGCCCGCATGCCCTTGTCCGTCTTGACGGTGGCGGCCACCTGTCCCCGCGAGTTGAAGAGGACGCGGCTCGGGTACAGCCCCGCCAGGCCCGGGTGCTTCGCCGGCCCCACCTCGTCGACGCGGTAGAGGTTGAACGTGTCCTCCGGGTTGCTCACCAGCAGGGTGCCGTGGGCGTTGGCGGCCACGGCCTCCCAGCCGTCGAGCCACTGCTCGGCCCCGGACTTCACCTGCTCCGCCCGCAGCCGGAAGGCGCTGGGGCCCTTCTGCGTGTAGGCCGTGCCGTACAGGTCTCCCGTCGCCGGCTGGACGCCCACCACCCGCACCTGGCTCGCGCCGAGCACTTCATTCAGCGAGTACGTCTCGGAGTTGGGGGTGACGAGGACGTCCGTCTTGAGCTCCTCCACGGAGGCCACCACGCTGCCGCCGTTCAGCACCCAGCGGGGAGAAAGGTTCGCCGTGAGGGCGCGCCAGTTGATGAAGGTGAAGAGCGAGGTGACGCACTTGCCGAGCGCAACCTTCACGCTCTTCTGGACGCCGCCGGAGGCGCCGATGATGACGGTGGGTCCGCTCCAGTTCGCGGGCAGCCGGAGGGCGAAGCGCGCGGTGGACTGTGCCTCGGGCACGCGCACGGGGAGCACGCCCACGCTGGCGTCCACGC comes from Pyxidicoccus parkwaysis and encodes:
- a CDS encoding mevalonate kinase family protein, coding for MERALSAPGKLFVSGEYAVLWGGVSRVAAVAPRTAAYVRRRNDSRVHVCLEEGTLAGSTTPLGVRWDREVSAGFSFVARALDEALRAHGRASPGFDIAVAPSAVGPNGQKLGMGGSACATVLAAEGARYVLEERYDALKLALMAHALGQGGKGSGGDVAASFAGGLLRYRRYDVAPLIESSNAGRLKAALAESPSVDVWRLAVPRVAMAYAFTGESASTRVLIAQVEARLEEAGRRSFVERSDALGHVIEDGLGGGDFRAFSEAVKAQHALLLELGPLETEGMRRVLAMAAAYGCTGKLSGAGGGDGCILFAPDVQARAELCKGLEARGFHTLTLDAEPGVRGEAQVDTRLRNWVDALG
- the mvaD gene encoding diphosphomevalonate decarboxylase; its protein translation is MKATALAHPNIALVKYWGKRDEALILPHQSSLSLTLSPLSVTTTVEFGVGHDAVELNGHTARGSERERVLRLLEQVRAAAKKDLGPAKVVSRGDFPMAAGLASSAAGFAALAVAGRAAAGLPADPRAASILARMGSGSACRSVQGGFCEWQRGERADGEDSFAVQRFDAAWWPDLRMVVAILDRGEKEVKSRDGMKHTVDTSPYYPAWVQDAEKEIPQAREHIARRDLQALGDLCERNAWRMHATSLAANPPLCYLNSGTLALIQHLREQRKKGIPVWFTLDAGPNPVLLTDAAHEVAAEALARACGALEVVRCVPGGDAELKPEHLF